A window of Lagopus muta isolate bLagMut1 chromosome 14, bLagMut1 primary, whole genome shotgun sequence contains these coding sequences:
- the LOC125700247 gene encoding protocadherin beta-4-like: MAAARQVLCVWALLGVARVRCEPIRYSVAEEGESGSPVGDVAEDAGLAPAQLSARRARIASPAGRQHFRLERGSGRLVVAERLDREEMCGRSRTCTLAFELLLADPLQFFPIEVSVEDINDHSPVFPDERVTFKILETSEPGSRFPVAAAQDLDIGSNDIQVYSIVPENEFFTVSYQNQSESEMHVDLVLQKPLDREEQPEMDFTLVATDGGSAPRSGTTQIHIIVLDVNDNSPIFTQKVFSGHVLENAPKGFVVLRVVANDADDGINGDITYEFSQPGGQTYSDFTVDPRSGEIRVTRSLDFETAQKYEFSLRAVDGGGLSAMCKVVVEVMDVNDNAPEIVVSSFSSPIPENAAPGTVVALFSVTDKDSGVNGEISCALAEQLSFSLRPAFRNYYELVTVSALDREQTARYTVVVTAADAGSPRLSSSHTFTVDIWDVNDNAPVFNQTSYTMYVHENNVPALLVGAVQARDADAGANGKVSYSLVAADPPEREPCSCVSVNSESGAVFVLRPLDYEQLRQLEVVVSAADAGSPPLSSSVVVRLLVVDENDNAPLVLHPSAQDGGRAWSEPVPAWAEAGDLVSKVVAVDADSGQNSWLSYGLLRATEPGLFAVGAQSGEVRLRRPPTERDAAKQQLVVLVRDNGRPPLSATAALSVLLLHGSRDAELPQQSPAAHDDDGSLTASLIVALVLVSLLFLVSAAAFAACKACKSKEPSSGHVLYGPSGVQSCVADGAAAGTLPHAYCYELSLSTGSGNSEFQFLKPVLPSLPAQRCSPGVAGDDAEHFPAVPVPVGDADVESPGMQSVGQFHGF; this comes from the coding sequence ATGGCGGCTGCGAGgcaagtgctgtgtgtgtgggcTTTGCTGGGCGTGGCGCGCGTTCGCTGCGAGCCCATCCGCTACTCCGTGGCCGAGGAGGGCGAGAGCGGCTCTCCGGTGGGCGACGTGGCGGAGGACGCGGGGCTGGCCCCGGCGCAGCTCTCGGCTCGCCGGGCGCGCATCGCCTCGCCGGCCGGCCGGCAGCACTTTCGCTTAGAGCGCGGCAGCGGCCGCCTCGTAGTCGCCGAGCGCCTCGATCGGGAGGAGATGTGCGGACGCTCCCGCACCTGCACGCTCGCCTTCGAGCTGCTGCTCGCCGACCCGCTGCAGTTCTTTCCCATTGAGGTGTCCGTGGAGGACATCAATGACCACTCGCCGGTCTTCCCTGACGAACGGGTGACCTTTAAGATTCTGGAAACCAGCGAACCGGGCTCCCGTTTCcctgtggcagcagctcaggaccTGGACATTGGCAGCAATGACATCCAGGTTTACAGCATCGTTCCTGAGAACGAGTTCTTCACTGTCTCCTATCAGAATCAAAGTGAGAGCGAGATGCATGTCGACCTTGTTTTGCAAAAGCCTCTGGacagagaggagcagccagAGATGGATTTCACTCTCGTTGCCACGGATGGGGGCTCTGCACCGAGGAGTGGAACCACCCAAATCCACATCATAGTTCTGGACGTAAACGACAATTCTCCCATcttcacacagaaggtgttCAGTGGGCATGTTTTGGAAAATGCTCCAAAGGGTTTTGTGGTTCTCAGAGTGGTGGCAAATGATGCTGATGATGGAATAAATGGTGACATTACATATGAATTTTCACAACCAGGTGGACAGACGTATTCAGATTTTACAGTTGACCCCAGGAGTGGTGAAATTCGAGTCACGAGAAGTCTGGATTTTGAGACTGCGCAGAAATATGAATTCAGTTTGAGGGCCGTGGATGGAGGGGGCCTTTCAGCAATGTGCAAGGTAGTGGTGGAGGTGATGGATGTGAATGACAACGCACCAGAGATCGTGGTCAGTTCCTTCAGCAGCCCGATCCCTGAGAATGCAGCACCCGGGACAGTGGTCGCACTCTTCTCTGTCACCGACAAGGATTCCGGTGTGAATGGGGAGATCAGCTGTGCCCTGGCAGAACAGCTGTCCTTCTCCTTGCGGCCAGCGTTTAGGAACTACTACGAGCTGGTGACCGTGAGCGCGTTGGACCGGGAGCAAACGGCACGTTACACGGTGGTTGTCACGGCCGCAGATGCAGGGTCTCCTCGTCTGAGCAGCAGCCACACGTTCACCGTGGACATCTGGGACGTGAATGACAACGCGCCCGTCTTCAACCAGACGTCGTACACCATGTACGTGCACGAGAACAACGTCCCCGCGCTGCTGGTCGGGGCCGTGCAGGCAAGGGACGCGGACGCGGGAGCCAACGGCAAGGTGAGCTATTCGCTGGTGGCGGCCGATCCGCCCGAACGAGAGCCGTGCTCGTGCGTGTCCGTGAACTCCGAGAGCGGAGCCGTGTTCGTGCTGCGGCCGCTGGACTACGagcagctgaggcagctggaggtggtggtgagCGCTGCGGACGCGGGGTCCCCTCCCCTGAGCAGCAGCGTCGTCGTCCGCCTGCTGGTGGTGGAcgagaacgacaacgcgccgcTGGTGCTGCACCCCAGCGCGCAGGACGGCGGCCGTGCTTGGAGCGAGCCGGTGCCCGCGTGGGCCGAAGCGGGGGACCTGGTGAGCAAAGTGGTGGCCGTGGACGCCGACTCGGGGCAGAACTCGTGGCTTTCGTACGGGCTGCTGAGGGCCACGGAGCCGGGGCTGTTTGCCGTGGGCGCGCAAAGCGGGGAGGTGCGGCTGAGGAGGCCGCCGACGGAGAGGGACGCGGCGAAGCAGCAGCTGGTCGTGCTGGTGCGGGACAACGGGCGGCCGCCGCTGTCGGCCACCGCGGCGCTCAGCGTGCTCCTCCTGCACGGCTCCCGGGACGCCGAGCTGCCGCAGCAGAGCCCCGCCGCGCACGACGACGACGGCTCCCTCACCGCCTCCTTGATCGTCGCCTTGGTCTTGGTCTCGCTCCTGTTCCTGGTGTCGGCGGCGGCCTTTGCGGCGTGCAAGGCGTGCAAGAGCAAGGAGCCGAGTAGCGGGCACGTGCTGTACGGCCCCAGCGGCGTGCAGAGCTGCGTGGCTGATGGGGCCGCTGCCGGGACCCTGCCCCACGCCTATTGCTACGAGCTCAGCCTCAGCACGGGCTCGGGCAACAGCGAGTTCCAGTTCCTCAAGCCCGTGCTGCCCAGCCTGCCGGCGCAGCGCTGCAGCCCGGGGGTGGCCGGCGACGATGCCGAGCATTTCCCTGCTGTCCCTGTCCCCGTGGGGGATGCTGATGTCGAGAGCCCCGGCATGCAGTCTGTGGGACAGTTTCACGGCTTTTAA
- the LOC125700246 gene encoding protocadherin beta-16-like, whose translation MAAARQVLCVWALLGVARVRCEPIRYSVAEEGESGSPVGDVAEDAGLAPAQLSARRARIASPAGRQHFRLERGSGRLVVAERLDREEMCGRSRTCTLAFELLLADPLQFFPIEVSVEDINDHSPVFPDERLTLKIPERGDPGSRFPVAAAQDLDIGSNDIQVYSIVPENEFFSVSYQTHSGSDNVLELVLQQPLDREEMPEMDFSLVATDGGSPPRSGSTEIHITVLDVNDNAPIFTQKLYNAQILENVPEGSVVLRVLANDADVGINGDISYQFIQSVGQSQPAFIIDPSSGEIRTAKPLDYEVAHKHELSVRAVDGGGLSALSKVLVEVVDVNDNAPEIVVSSFSSPIPENAAPGTVVALFSVTDKDSGVNGEISCALQEQLSFSLRPAFKNYYELVTVSALDREQTARYTVVVTAADAGSPRLSSSHTFTVDIWDVNDNAPVFNQTSYTMYVHENNVPALLVGAVQARDADAGANGKVSYSLVAADPPEREPCSCVSVNSESGAVFVLRPLDYEQLRQLEVVVSAADAGSPPLSSSVVVRLLVVDENDNAPLVLHPSAQDGGRAWSEPVPAWAEAGDLVSKVVAVDADSGQNSWLSYGLLRATEPGLFAVGAQSGEVRLRRPPTERDAAKQQLVVLVRDNGRPPLSATAALSVLLLHGSRDAELPQQSPAAHDDDGSLTASLIVALVLVSLLFLVSAAAFAACKACKSKEPSSGHVLYGPSGVQSCVADGAAAGTLPHAYCYELSLSTGSGNSEFQFLKPVLPSLPAQRCSPGVAGDDAEHFPAVPVPVGDADVESPGMQSVGQFHGF comes from the coding sequence ATGGCGGCTGCGAGgcaagtgctgtgtgtgtgggcTTTGCTGGGCGTGGCGCGCGTTCGCTGCGAGCCCATCCGCTACTCCGTGGCCGAGGAGGGCGAGAGCGGCTCTCCGGTGGGCGACGTGGCGGAGGACGCGGGGCTGGCCCCGGCGCAGCTCTCGGCTCGCCGGGCGCGCATCGCCTCGCCGGCCGGCCGGCAGCACTTTCGCTTAGAGCGCGGCAGCGGCCGCCTCGTAGTCGCCGAGCGCCTCGATCGGGAGGAGATGTGCGGACGCTCCCGCACCTGCACGCTCGCCTTCGAGCTGCTGCTCGCCGACCCGCTGCAGTTCTTTCCCATTGAGGTGTCCGTGGAGGACATCAATGACCACTCGCCGGTCTTCCCGGATGAACGGCTGACTTTAAAGATCCCTGAGAGGGGTGACCCGGGCTCCCGTTTCcctgtggcagcagctcaggaccTGGACATTGGCAGCAATGACATCCAGGTTTACAGCATCGTTCCTGAGAACGAGTTCTTCTCTGTCTCCTATCAGACTCACAGTGGAAGTGATAATGTTCTTGAACTGGTATTACAACAGCCTCTCGATAGGGAGGAGATGCCAGAGATGGATTTCTCTCTCGTTGCCACGGATGGGGGCTCTCCACCGAGGAGTGGTTCCACTGAAATCCACATCACAGTTTTAGATGTAAATGACAATGCTCCCATCTTCACACAGAAGCTGTATAATGCACAGATTTTAGAAAATGTCCCTGAGGGCTCTGTGGTCCTCAGAGTGTTGGCCAACGATGCAGATGTGGGAATTAATGGTGACATTTCCTATCAATTTATTCAATCTGTGGGCCAGAGCCAGCCAGCATTCATCATTGACCCCAGTAGTGGTGAAATCCGTACCGCGAAGCCTTTGGATTACGAAGTTGCACACAAACACGAGCTCAGCGTGCGGGCAGTGGATGGTGGAGGACTTTCAGCACTCTCTAAAGTgttggtggaggtggtggatgtGAACGACAACGCACCAGAGATCGTGGTCAGTTCCTTCAGCAGCCCGATCCCTGAGAATGCAGCACCCGGGACAGTGGTCGCACTCTTCTCTGTCACCGACAAGGATTCCGGTGTGAATGGGGAGATCAGCTGTGCCCTGCAAGAACAGCTGTCCTTCTCCCTGCGGCCAGCGTTTAAGAACTACTACGAGCTGGTGACCGTGAGCGCATTGGACCGGGAGCAAACGGCACGTTACACGGTGGTTGTCACGGCCGCAGATGCAGGGTCTCCTCGTCTGAGCAGCAGCCACACGTTCACCGTGGACATCTGGGACGTGAATGACAACGCGCCCGTCTTCAACCAGACGTCGTACACCATGTACGTGCACGAGAACAACGTCCCCGCGCTGCTGGTCGGGGCCGTGCAGGCAAGGGACGCGGACGCGGGAGCCAACGGCAAGGTGAGCTATTCGCTGGTGGCGGCCGATCCGCCCGAACGAGAGCCGTGCTCGTGCGTGTCCGTGAACTCCGAGAGCGGAGCCGTGTTCGTGCTGCGGCCGCTGGACTACGagcagctgaggcagctggaggtggtggtgagCGCTGCGGACGCGGGGTCCCCTCCCCTGAGCAGCAGCGTCGTCGTCCGCCTGCTGGTGGTGGAcgagaacgacaacgcgccgcTGGTGCTGCACCCCAGCGCGCAGGACGGCGGCCGTGCTTGGAGCGAGCCGGTGCCCGCGTGGGCCGAAGCGGGGGACCTGGTGAGCAAAGTGGTGGCCGTGGACGCCGACTCGGGGCAGAACTCGTGGCTTTCGTACGGGCTGCTGAGGGCCACGGAGCCGGGGCTGTTTGCCGTGGGCGCGCAAAGCGGGGAGGTGCGGCTGAGGAGGCCGCCGACGGAGAGGGACGCGGCGAAGCAGCAGCTGGTCGTGCTGGTGCGGGACAACGGGCGGCCGCCGCTGTCGGCCACCGCGGCGCTCAGCGTGCTCCTCCTGCACGGCTCCCGGGACGCCGAGCTGCCGCAGCAGAGCCCCGCCGCGCACGACGACGACGGCTCCCTCACCGCCTCCTTGATCGTCGCCTTGGTCTTGGTCTCGCTCCTGTTCCTGGTGTCGGCGGCGGCCTTTGCGGCGTGCAAGGCGTGCAAGAGCAAGGAGCCGAGTAGCGGGCACGTGCTGTACGGCCCCAGCGGCGTGCAGAGCTGCGTGGCTGATGGGGCCGCTGCCGGGACCCTGCCCCACGCCTATTGCTACGAGCTCAGCCTCAGCACGGGCTCGGGCAACAGCGAGTTCCAGTTCCTCAAGCCCGTGCTGCCCAGCCTGCCGGCGCAGCGCTGCAGCCCGGGGGTGGCCGGCGACGATGCCGAGCATTTCCCTGCTGTCCCTGTCCCCGTGGGGGATGCTGATGTCGAGAGCCCCGGCATGCAGTCTGTGGGACAGTTTCACGGCTTTTAA
- the LOC125700242 gene encoding protocadherin beta-4-like: MAAARQVLCVWALLGVARVRCEPIRYSVAEEGESGSPVGDVAEDAGLAPAQLSARRARIASPAGRQHFRLERGSGRLVVAERLDREEMCGRSRTCTLAFELLLADPLQFFPIEVSVEDINDHSPVFPDERLTFKILETSDPGSRFPVAAAQDLDIGSNDIQAYSIVPKNEFFTVSYQTHSGSDNVLELVLQQPMDREEMPEMDFSLVAVDGGSPPRSGTTQIHIVVLDVNDNAPIFTQKLYNAQILENVPEGSVVLRVLANDADVGINGDISYQFIQSVSQSQPAFIIDPSSGEIRTTKPLDYEVAHKHDLSVRAVDGGDLSALSKVLVEVVDVNDNAPEIVVSSFSSPIPENAAPGTVVALFSVTDKDSGVNGEISCALQEQLSFSLRPAFKNYYELVTVSALDREQTARYTVVVTAADAGSPRLSSSHTFTVDIWDVNDNAPVFNQTSYTMYVHENNVPALLVGAVQARDADAGANGKVSYSLVAADPPEREPCSCVSVNSESGAVFVLRPLDYEQLRQLEVVVSAADAGSPPLSSSVVVRLLVVDENDNAPLVLHPSAQDGGRAWSEPVPAWAEAGDLVSKVVAVDADSGQNSWLSYRLLRATEPGLFAVGAQSGEVRLRRPPTERDAAKQQLVVLVRDNGRPPLSATAALSVLLLHGSRDAELPQQSPAAHDDDGSLTASLIVALVLVSLLFLVSAAAFAACKACKSKEPSSGHVLYGPSGVQSCVADGAAAGTLPHAYCYELSLSTGSGNSEFQFLKPVLPSLPAQRCSPGVAGDDAEHFPAVPVPVGDADVESPGMQSVGQFHGF; encoded by the coding sequence ATGGCGGCTGCGAGgcaagtgctgtgtgtgtgggcTTTGCTGGGCGTGGCGCGCGTTCGCTGCGAGCCCATCCGCTACTCCGTGGCCGAGGAGGGCGAGAGCGGCTCGCCGGTGGGCGACGTGGCGGAGGACGCGGGGCTGGCCCCGGCGCAGCTCTCGGCTCGCCGGGCGCGCATCGCCTCGCCGGCCGGCCGGCAGCACTTTCGCTTAGAGCGCGGCAGCGGCCGCCTCGTAGTCGCCGAGCGCCTCGATCGGGAGGAGATGTGCGGACGCTCCCGCACCTGCACGCTCGCCTTCGAGCTGCTGCTCGCCGACCCGCTGCAGTTCTTTCCCATTGAGGTGTCCGTGGAGGACATCAATGACCACTCGCCGGTCTTCCCGGATGAACGGCTGACCTTTAAGATTCTGGAAACCAGCGACCCGGGCTCCCGTTTCcctgtggcagcagctcaggaccTGGACATTGGCAGCAATGACATCCAGGCTTACAGCATCGTTCCTAAGAACGAGTTCTTCACTGTCTCCTATCAGACTCACAGTGGAAGTGATAATGTTCTTGAACTGGTATTACAACAGCCTATGGACAGGGAGGAGATGCCAGAGATGGATTTCTCCCTCGTTGCCGTGGATGGGGGCTCTCCACCGAGGAGTGGAACCACCCAAATCCACATTGTAGTTCTGGATGTAAATGACAATGCTCCCATCTTCACACAGAAGCTGTATAATGCACAGATTTTAGAAAATGTCCCTGAGGGCTCTGTGGTCCTCAGAGTGTTGGCCAACGATGCAGATGTGGGAATTAATGGTGACATTTCCTATCAATTCATTCAATCTGTGAGCCAGAGCCAGCCAGCATTCATCATTGACCCCAGTAGTGGTGAAATCCGTACCACGAAGCCTTTGGATTACGAAGTTGCACACAAACACGATCTCAGTGTGCGGGCAGTGGATGGTGGAGATCTGTCAGCACTCTCTAAAGTgttggtggaggtggtggatgtGAACGACAACGCACCAGAGATCGTGGTCAGTTCCTTCAGCAGCCCGATCCCTGAGAATGCAGCACCCGGGACAGTGGTCGCACTCTTCTCTGTCACCGACAAGGATTCCGGTGTGAATGGGGAGATCAGCTGTGCCCTGCAAGAACAGCTGTCCTTCTCCCTGCGGCCAGCGTTTAAGAACTACTACGAGCTGGTGACCGTGAGCGCGTTGGACCGGGAGCAAACGGCACGTTACACGGTGGTTGTCACGGCCGCAGATGCAGGGTCTCCTCGCCTGAGCAGCAGCCACACGTTCACCGTGGACATCTGGGACGTGAATGACAACGCGCCCGTCTTCAACCAGACGTCGTACACCATGTACGTGCACGAGAACAACGTCCCCGCGCTGCTGGTCGGGGCCGTGCAGGCAAGGGACGCGGACGCGGGAGCCAACGGCAAGGTGAGCTATTCGCTGGTGGCGGCCGATCCGCCCGAACGAGAGCCGTGCTCGTGCGTGTCCGTGAACTCCGAGAGCGGAGCCGTGTTCGTGCTGCGGCCGCTGGACTACGagcagctgaggcagctggaggtggtggtgagCGCTGCGGACGCGGGGTCCCCTCCCCTGAGCAGCAGCGTCGTCGTCCGCCTGCTGGTGGTGGAcgagaacgacaacgcgccgcTGGTGCTGCACCCCAGCGCGCAGGACGGCGGCCGTGCTTGGAGCGAGCCGGTGCCCGCGTGGGCCGAAGCGGGGGACCTGGTGAGCAAAGTGGTGGCCGTGGACGCCGACTCGGGGCAGAACTCGTGGCTTTCGTACCGGCTGCTGAGGGCCACGGAGCCGGGGCTGTTTGCCGTGGGCGCGCAAAGCGGGGAGGTGCGGCTGAGGAGGCCGCCGACGGAGAGGGACGCGGCGAAGCAGCAGCTGGTCGTGCTGGTGCGGGACAACGGGCGGCCGCCGCTGTCGGCCACCGCGGCGCTCAGCGTGCTCCTCCTGCACGGCTCCCGGGACGCCGAGCTGCCGCAGCAGAGCCCCGCCGCGCACGACGACGACGGCTCCCTCACCGCCTCCTTGATCGTCGCCTTGGTCTTGGTCTCGCTCCTGTTCCTGGTGTCGGCGGCGGCCTTTGCGGCGTGCAAGGCGTGCAAGAGCAAGGAGCCGAGCAGCGGGCACGTGCTGTACGGCCCCAGCGGCGTGCAGAGCTGCGTGGCTGATGGGGCCGCTGCCGGGACCCTGCCCCACGCCTATTGCTACGAGCTCAGCCTCAGCACGGGCTCGGGCAACAGCGAGTTCCAGTTCCTCAAGCCCGTGCTGCCCAGCCTGCCGGCGCAGCGCTGCAGCCCGGGGGTGGCCGGCGACGATGCCGAGCATTTCCCTGCTGTCCCTGTCCCCGTGGGGGATGCTGATGTCGAGAGCCCCGGCATGCAGTCTGTGGGACAGTTTCACGGCTTTTAA